The Anas platyrhynchos isolate ZD024472 breed Pekin duck chromosome 1, IASCAAS_PekinDuck_T2T, whole genome shotgun sequence genomic sequence TACACGCTCCGCACTATAAATAAACACGGGAATTAAGATTCCAACTTGTTCTGGCGATAAGCAAACAAAGGCGCCGAATCCCCCCCCCTCGGCCTTCAGACAGGAGAGTCCCCCGGGAGTCTGTGCACGCGTCTCCGCACGTGTACTCCAGAGGCAGATCGCTTCTCCCCGGTGTATAGCATAACAAGCGCGTTCCTGTGGGccggggggagcagccccaggcagggcagTGGGTGCATGTGCATGCTCTGCCCGCCGGGGCTGCCACCAGCAGCGGGGAGGGAGCGATGGCCGCGAGGCCCAGGCGCAGCTCAAGCTCTCTCTCTTGCCTCCCAGTGAGGAGCATGAGGCGAGACCTCGCCGAGTGACGAGGCGCTGCTGCATCTGCGATGGAGCCTGGTGCCTGGTAGGttcacagcccccccccggcgcctGCCGGCGATGCGGGAGGGAGGAAGGCATGtgggcagcaggctgctgccGGCTGCTCCACGAGGAGCCTTCCCAGCAGGAGGGACGTCCAGATAACGcgctctccctcctcctcctgcagcaggatgcCTCTCCTGGCCTCCTCCATCCACTCGCTGCAGCTATGGCACTTCCTCCTCCTGGTCTCGGCCGTCCCTCCGCCCGCCGCCTGGTCCCTGCGCCCTCGCAGCCCCGTGGCCACCCGGCCCCTCTGCGCCCGTCGGAGCCCCTCTGCCCAGCGGCCCATTTGCATCTGGGACAGGACCTCGCTGCCCGAGCGGGATTTGCGCCTCACGGCGCCGCGCCAGCGCGCCCTGTCCCCCCGCGGCGGGGACCTGCGCCACGCCGTGCGGCTGCGACGCCAGGCAGCGGGGGCCCGGCCCGCCACCCCCTCTGGCTTCGAGGACGGCATGCCCTCCTCCCAGTACCCCTGGGCCATCGTCTGGGGCCCCACGGTGTCGGATGAGGATGGAGGGGACGCCAACTCCGCCAACCCGGGCTTCCCACCGCTGGGCTACACCTTCGTTTCCCCGCGGGGGATGGCGACGGCGCAGCCCAACTCCCACTCGCTGCTGCACAACGCGGGGCTCAACCTCCGCGAGACCCCAGCCACCCTACGGCCATTCCTGTTTGGGCCCCGGGGGGAAGGTAGGTCTGCACCGTGCTCCTCCCGGCCCTCTTCTTGCAGGAGGAGCTCCTCCTGCAAAACTTATTGCCCCAGCgcttgtgctgctgctctcgAGGGGGGCTGATGGGGATGGCGGTCCCAGTGCCCCTCTCCCCCCTGCCTCACAGGTGTGGACCCCCAGCTCTACGTCACGATCACCATCTCTATCATCATTGTCCTGGTTGCCACCGGGATTATATTCAAGTTCTGGTGAGTGGGGCTTGGGGCCAGTTGGGGTTGCTCCATAACGGTGCTCTGAAGCTATGTCGGTGGGCACAAGGACCGTGGGCTTGGGTGCCGGAGAAGGCGTTTGACCCGCGGGTGCAAGGGGCACTCATCGCCTTGCTGCTCTTCTCCCCAAAGCTGGGACCGCAACCAGAAGCGCCGGCGCCACTCCGGGCAGCAGAGcggtgggaggcagcaggagagccagcagcccctcacGGACCTGTCCCCCACCACCGTCAGCATCCTGGGGCCCTACGGCGACTCCCTCACCCCCACGCCCGAGGCAGAGGAACCCAGGCATGGGCAGGAGGGTGCGGAGAAGCTGGGGGGCCACGGGAAAAGCACTGCCTTCCAGCTCAACCGGTGAGTCCTCCGGGGAGCCAGGGAGCCGTGGGGTGGCAGGGGGCAGAGGGACAGCAGGCTAGGGGTGGGCAA encodes the following:
- the PIANP gene encoding PILR alpha-associated neural protein isoform X1, with the protein product MEPGACRMPLLASSIHSLQLWHFLLLVSAVPPPAAWSLRPRSPVATRPLCARRSPSAQRPICIWDRTSLPERDLRLTAPRQRALSPRGGDLRHAVRLRRQAAGARPATPSGFEDGMPSSQYPWAIVWGPTVSDEDGGDANSANPGFPPLGYTFVSPRGMATAQPNSHSLLHNAGLNLRETPATLRPFLFGPRGEGVDPQLYVTITISIIIVLVATGIIFKFCWDRNQKRRRHSGQQSGGRQQESQQPLTDLSPTTVSILGPYGDSLTPTPEAEEPRHGQEGAEKLGGHGKSTAFQLNRIPLVNL
- the PIANP gene encoding PILR alpha-associated neural protein isoform X2, giving the protein MEPGACRMPLLASSIHSLQLWHFLLLVSAVPPPAAWSLRPRSPVATRPLCARRSPSAQRPICIWDRTSLPERDLRLTAPRQRALSPRGGDLRHAVRLRRQAAGARPATPSGFEDGMPSSQYPWAIVWGPTVSDEDGGDANSANPGFPPLGYTFVSPRGMATAQPNSHSLLHNAGLNLRETPATLRPFLFGPRGEGVDPQLYVTITISIIIVLVATGIIFKFCWDRNQKRRRHSGQQSGGRQQESQQPLTDLSPTTVSILGPYGDSLTPTPEAEEPRHGQEGAEKLGGHGKSTAFQLNRS